The genomic window CCGTTCGCCCGCGAGGACTACGTGCGCAAGTTCCGCCTGCTCGCCGAGCCCGTGCTGCAGCCCGACGAGATCGAGCGCTTCCTCGAGCTCGTGCAGCGCCTGCCCGAGCTGACCCCGGCCGAGGTCATGCAGCTCTCGATCGTCGCGAAGCCGGGCGTGCTGGCCCTGGCACCCGCGCCGAAGGGGCTGTTCTGATGCTCTACGCCCAGACCACCGCGCAGCAGAAGCGTCGCGCGCTGCGCGAGAAGCTGGCATCCGAAGAACTCGTCCGGATGCCGGGAGCCTTCAACCCGCTCTCGGCTCGACTCATCGAGCGCAAGGGCTTCGAGGGCGTCTACATCTCGGGCGCGGTCATCTCGGCCGACCTCGGCCTGCCCGACATCGGACTGACCACGCTCACCGAGGTCGCCGGTCGCGGACAGCAGATCGCCCGCATGACGGAGCTGCCCGCGATCATCGACGCCGACACCGGGTTCGGCGAGCCGATGAACGTCGCGCGCACCATCCAGACCCTCGAAGACGCGGGGCTCGCGGGCACCCACATCGAAGACCAGGTCAACCCGAAGCGCTGCGGTCACCTCGACGGCAAGAGCGTGGTCGATGCCGACACCGCGATCAAGCGCATCCGCGCGGCGGTCGACGCCCGGCGCGACCCCGACTTCCTCATCATGGCCCGCACCGACGTGCGCGCCGTCGAGGGGCTCGATGCCGCGATCGACCGCGCGAAGGCCCTGGTCGACGCCGGCGCCGACGCGATCTTCCCCGAGGCGATGCGCGACCTCGGCGAGTTCGAGGCGATGCGCTCGGCGCTCGAGGTGCCGATCCTCGCGAACATGACCGAGTTCGGAAAGAGCGAGCTGTTCTCGACGCAGCAGCTGCGCGACGCCGGCGTGAACCTCGTCATCTGGCCGGTCTCGCTGCTGCGCCTCGCGATGGGCGAAGCGGGTCGGGGCCTCGACGCCCTGGCATCCGAGGGTCATCTGCGAGAGCAGCTCGGACAGATGCAGCACCGCGCCGACCTCTACGACCTCATCGACTACGAGGGCTACACCCGCTTCGACGCCGACGTGTTCGACTTCACCGTCGAGCGCTGAGGCCCCGCGTGGACAGTGAGGTGACCATGTCCCGAAATGCGCGAACCATGTCCCAAAAGTGGTCGTCTGGACAGGGCTCAGACAACCGAAATCGGGACATGAGCCCCCGTACGAACACCGCACACGACTCAAGGGAGAGACGATGACCGACATCAAGAAGGGCCTCGCCGGCATCACGGTCGACGAGACCGCCGTCAGCAAGGTGAACCCCGACACCAACAGCCTGCTCTACCGCGGATACCCCGTGCAGGAGCTCGCGGCCACGCAGTCGTTCGAGGCGGTGGCGTACCTGCTGTGGAACGGAGAGCTTCCGGATGCCGCGCAGCTCGCCGACCTGCGACGGGTCGAGCGAGCGCACCGGGCGGTGGCCGACGACGTCCGCGCCGCGATCGACCTGCTGCCCACGAGCGCCCACCCGATGGACGAGGTGCGCACCGCCGTCAGCGTCATCGGTGCTCGCGAGACGGCCGGGA from Microbacterium testaceum includes these protein-coding regions:
- the prpB gene encoding methylisocitrate lyase; the encoded protein is MLYAQTTAQQKRRALREKLASEELVRMPGAFNPLSARLIERKGFEGVYISGAVISADLGLPDIGLTTLTEVAGRGQQIARMTELPAIIDADTGFGEPMNVARTIQTLEDAGLAGTHIEDQVNPKRCGHLDGKSVVDADTAIKRIRAAVDARRDPDFLIMARTDVRAVEGLDAAIDRAKALVDAGADAIFPEAMRDLGEFEAMRSALEVPILANMTEFGKSELFSTQQLRDAGVNLVIWPVSLLRLAMGEAGRGLDALASEGHLREQLGQMQHRADLYDLIDYEGYTRFDADVFDFTVER